In Vibrio hippocampi, the following are encoded in one genomic region:
- a CDS encoding HAD-IA family hydrolase, with protein sequence MSAVKCVVFDCDGTLVDSEPLCCQALVNAFKQVGVDLDLQQVCDNFVGGKIADVLTRTQTLAGSQVSLDMLEPLYRQQTERLFTQNLQPMTGVEAVLDYLDHSSVEYCVVTNSPPSKAQQLLSIVGLDARFKGKIISAFEANSWKPEPDLLHYATTMMGFRVQDCLYIDDTAKGVTMGIDANIQTIHFNPRNQYQHHNVTCLASMPEVIEHVAMLNQ encoded by the coding sequence ATGTCAGCGGTAAAATGTGTAGTTTTTGATTGTGATGGCACTTTGGTAGACAGTGAACCACTTTGTTGTCAGGCACTTGTCAACGCTTTTAAACAAGTCGGTGTTGATCTCGATCTCCAACAAGTTTGTGATAATTTTGTCGGTGGCAAAATTGCCGATGTTCTTACTCGAACTCAAACCTTAGCTGGCAGCCAAGTGTCACTTGATATGCTTGAGCCGCTATATCGCCAGCAAACCGAAAGGCTATTTACGCAAAACCTACAGCCTATGACCGGAGTAGAAGCTGTACTGGATTATTTAGACCATTCTAGCGTCGAGTATTGCGTGGTGACGAACAGTCCCCCCAGTAAAGCACAACAACTGCTTTCGATAGTGGGGTTGGACGCTCGTTTTAAAGGTAAAATCATCTCAGCCTTTGAGGCAAATAGCTGGAAACCCGAGCCAGATTTACTCCATTACGCCACCACTATGATGGGTTTTCGCGTACAAGATTGTCTCTATATCGATGATACCGCTAAAGGGGTGACCATGGGAATTGATGCTAATATTCAGACCATTCACTTCAATCCGAGAAATCAATATCAACACCACAACGTGACCTGTTTAGCCTCCATGCCGGAAGTGATCGAGCATGTGGCGATGCTTAACCAGTAG
- a CDS encoding PhnA domain-containing protein has translation MSTEATLLERCESKCELCSSQTTLSPFVVTPHTQVTVDHAIMLCDTCKTQIENPESMDVNHWRCLNESMWSQVAPVQVMAWRQLKRLSAEGWAQDLLDMMYLEEDVAKWAELGLDENNRKHVDCHGAPLEKGDTVTIIKDLPVKGSSMVVKQGTMVRNIGLAQDDPDLFSGKVEGQSMWLRCEYCRKK, from the coding sequence ATGTCTACTGAAGCAACTCTGTTAGAACGCTGCGAAAGCAAATGCGAACTATGCTCTTCTCAAACCACTCTGTCTCCTTTTGTGGTAACACCTCATACCCAAGTGACCGTTGACCACGCCATTATGCTTTGCGATACATGCAAAACACAGATCGAAAATCCTGAGTCTATGGATGTTAACCACTGGCGTTGCCTAAACGAAAGTATGTGGAGCCAAGTTGCTCCAGTACAAGTGATGGCGTGGCGTCAGTTAAAGCGTCTTTCAGCGGAAGGTTGGGCACAAGACCTACTAGATATGATGTATCTTGAAGAAGATGTCGCTAAATGGGCTGAGCTTGGCTTGGACGAAAACAACCGTAAACACGTCGATTGTCATGGTGCTCCACTTGAAAAAGGTGACACGGTAACCATCATCAAAGACCTGCCAGTAAAAGGCTCATCAATGGTCGTGAAACAAGGTACGATGGTTCGTAACATCGGTCTTGCTCAAGACGATCCTGATCTTTTCTCAGGTAAAGTTGAAGGTCAATCTATGTGGTTACGTTGCGAATATTGCCGTAAGAAGTGA
- a CDS encoding putative bifunctional diguanylate cyclase/phosphodiesterase, whose protein sequence is MTKVSLTRDQALSQCESDSEPESFDSQLSKDLPFDQFKAHCQQQLEGKNLEIEKLTRKVERLTKQKAKLSKAMAFAKTHDFSTPMLNRYGFEIAIKAQLSTPHVTNGDCFLSVVLLHLSNGQRLQARLGKRTYEQVLVDLMVRINVETPEVCTIARLSTDEIALSLFVPSTDEQYLPNITDKLLSLVTRSFEYKQQEIHLHAYCGLANSHHSSDPVTLINYAYHASVTCKTNGNSVNVYSHAIQEEQNQFNQLEGYLLQAVRNDDLLLYFQPKVDLVTNCWIGAEVLLRWRHPILGDMSNEPLIHLAEQNGLIIELGYFVLHHAMECATKWVSIAPDFRLSINISAKQICSSKFAEKVIHLLKQFQLSPHNLEFELTESCVMDSFSIAQRNIETLKDHGIQFALDDFGTGYASFYYLKKLPFDAIKIDKEFIDTALDDPQDKTIFRSIISIAKKLNKQVVTEGIETLEQSQFVTQEGCDVAQGYFYAKPMPLDVFETQLANQYPPRIAMVIS, encoded by the coding sequence ATGACCAAGGTGAGTCTGACCCGTGATCAAGCTTTATCACAATGTGAAAGTGATAGCGAACCGGAATCGTTTGATAGCCAACTATCAAAGGATCTTCCATTTGATCAATTTAAGGCTCACTGCCAGCAACAGTTGGAAGGCAAAAATCTCGAAATAGAAAAACTTACCCGCAAAGTCGAGAGGCTCACCAAGCAAAAAGCGAAACTCAGTAAGGCGATGGCATTCGCCAAGACCCATGATTTTTCTACTCCAATGCTAAACCGCTATGGGTTTGAAATCGCAATCAAGGCACAACTTTCAACTCCTCATGTCACCAACGGTGATTGTTTTCTATCTGTCGTCTTATTGCACCTCAGTAATGGTCAGCGGTTGCAAGCAAGACTGGGTAAACGCACCTACGAACAAGTGTTGGTCGATTTAATGGTGAGAATTAATGTCGAAACCCCTGAGGTGTGTACCATCGCTCGCCTCTCTACCGATGAAATTGCTTTATCGCTGTTTGTCCCTTCAACCGATGAACAGTACTTACCTAACATTACGGATAAATTGCTATCATTAGTGACCCGCAGTTTTGAATACAAACAACAAGAGATACATCTGCACGCCTACTGTGGTTTGGCCAATTCGCACCACTCAAGTGACCCTGTCACACTTATCAACTACGCCTATCATGCGAGTGTAACGTGCAAAACCAATGGCAACAGTGTCAACGTCTACAGTCATGCCATCCAAGAAGAGCAAAATCAATTCAATCAGCTTGAGGGCTATCTTCTACAAGCCGTGCGTAACGATGATTTGCTGCTCTACTTCCAACCTAAAGTCGATCTTGTCACCAATTGTTGGATTGGTGCCGAGGTATTACTGCGTTGGCGACACCCTATTCTTGGCGATATGTCTAATGAGCCTCTTATTCACCTTGCTGAACAGAATGGTTTAATTATTGAGCTGGGTTATTTTGTATTGCATCATGCGATGGAGTGCGCCACTAAGTGGGTTTCGATTGCGCCGGACTTTAGGCTGTCCATTAATATCTCCGCGAAACAAATCTGTTCCAGTAAATTCGCTGAGAAAGTGATTCACCTGCTCAAGCAATTTCAGCTCTCCCCACACAATCTTGAGTTTGAACTGACGGAAAGTTGCGTTATGGACAGTTTTTCTATCGCGCAGCGCAATATAGAAACTTTAAAAGATCATGGCATCCAGTTTGCGCTTGATGATTTTGGCACGGGCTATGCCTCATTTTATTACTTAAAGAAATTGCCGTTCGATGCGATAAAAATCGACAAGGAATTTATCGACACGGCGCTTGATGATCCACAAGACAAAACCATCTTCCGCTCTATCATCAGTATTGCAAAAAAACTCAACAAGCAAGTCGTCACTGAAGGGATCGAAACCTTGGAGCAGAGTCAGTTTGTGACTCAAGAAGGCTGTGACGTGGCACAGGGGTATTTTTATGCGAAACCGATGCCCTTGGATGTGTTTGAAACCCAACTGGCAAACCAATATCCACCGCGAATCGCGATGGTCATCAGCTAA
- a CDS encoding CreA family protein, with protein MKKRLSALFITALLVGCSDNEVGDVSLGLFTLKDIKIENLKDDVVTGVTCHVASIEADLSLSDPSDSSISCRQTGEITPEMIAKIDRSKSGEVVFKKSKSIFFKTMKVRRIYDADNQTLLYLSYTTKETDGSFKHSLSTVPLWGTKAYSEAPVTVE; from the coding sequence ATGAAAAAGAGACTATCCGCTTTATTTATCACCGCTCTGCTAGTGGGTTGCTCTGACAACGAGGTCGGTGACGTTTCTCTCGGTCTCTTTACGTTGAAAGATATCAAAATCGAGAACTTAAAAGACGATGTAGTCACTGGTGTCACCTGCCATGTTGCTTCTATTGAAGCGGACTTAAGCTTATCGGATCCAAGTGACAGCTCCATATCATGCCGTCAAACGGGTGAAATTACGCCTGAAATGATTGCTAAAATCGACAGGAGTAAGTCTGGTGAAGTGGTCTTTAAAAAATCCAAAAGTATTTTCTTCAAGACGATGAAAGTTCGTCGAATCTATGATGCCGATAACCAAACCCTGCTTTATCTGTCTTACACCACCAAAGAGACCGATGGTAGTTTCAAGCATAGTTTATCAACCGTACCGCTTTGGGGAACAAAAGCCTATAGCGAGGCGCCCGTTACAGTTGAGTAA
- a CDS encoding M48 family metallopeptidase — MHVSARFIIPLTVSLTLTACSSSPTGRNQLILFSDSQMSQLGAQSFEEMKQQQPISKDQNINRYVQCVTQSITSTLPKQPDFEQWEVVVFESDQVNAFALPGGKIGVYTGLLNVAVTQDQLATVIGHEIAHVLADHSNERMSQSQIANTGLQITNVALGGSEYQDMTMAALGLGVQYGVILPYGRTQESEADIIGLELMAASGFDPSQSVQLWQNMAKASGGSQPPELLSTHPSHSTRISDLQAKASTLPQYQGSKPNCKI, encoded by the coding sequence ATGCATGTATCTGCTCGGTTTATTATTCCATTAACCGTTAGTTTGACGTTGACCGCTTGCTCATCGTCACCCACTGGACGCAACCAGTTAATATTGTTCTCGGATAGCCAGATGAGCCAGTTGGGCGCTCAATCGTTTGAAGAGATGAAGCAACAACAACCAATCAGTAAAGACCAAAACATCAATCGTTATGTTCAATGTGTCACGCAATCTATTACCAGCACCTTGCCAAAACAACCAGATTTCGAACAATGGGAAGTCGTGGTATTTGAGAGTGATCAAGTCAATGCCTTTGCGCTTCCCGGCGGAAAAATCGGCGTTTATACCGGTCTTTTAAACGTTGCTGTGACGCAAGATCAACTGGCAACCGTTATCGGTCATGAAATTGCCCATGTATTAGCCGACCATAGCAATGAGCGTATGTCGCAATCACAGATCGCCAATACAGGTTTACAAATCACTAATGTGGCGTTGGGCGGTTCGGAGTATCAAGATATGACGATGGCTGCACTTGGATTAGGTGTTCAATATGGTGTTATCTTGCCTTATGGACGAACTCAGGAATCCGAAGCCGACATTATTGGTCTTGAATTAATGGCTGCCAGCGGTTTTGACCCTAGCCAGAGTGTTCAATTATGGCAGAACATGGCAAAAGCATCGGGCGGAAGTCAACCACCGGAACTGCTTTCGACTCACCCATCACACAGTACCCGTATCAGCGACTTACAAGCCAAAGCGAGCACTTTACCGCAATATCAAGGTTCAAAGCCCAATTGTAAAATCTAA
- a CDS encoding DUF2238 domain-containing protein → MHPTQSQTFPKILVALSAFYCAVFAFSAIEPSSRAVWIAEIIPAIGILVIIWWVSRHFTFSTLAYVLMFIWLCLHTIGSKYTFAEVPFDWFNQMIGSERNNFDRVAHFSIGLYALPITEYLYKKQLMTKWPAILFGLFAIMSLAAAYEIIEWWYAALAGGDEGIAFLGSQGDIWDAQKDMLCDTLGAITALTLFVMTQRKQA, encoded by the coding sequence ATGCACCCTACTCAAAGTCAAACATTTCCCAAAATACTCGTCGCGCTCAGCGCATTCTATTGCGCCGTATTTGCTTTCTCGGCAATAGAGCCTAGCTCCCGCGCCGTGTGGATAGCAGAAATCATTCCTGCTATCGGCATTTTGGTCATTATTTGGTGGGTATCCCGTCACTTTACCTTTTCAACCTTGGCTTATGTTCTTATGTTTATCTGGCTCTGTCTGCATACGATTGGTTCTAAATATACCTTTGCCGAGGTTCCTTTTGACTGGTTCAATCAAATGATTGGTTCAGAACGTAACAACTTTGACCGTGTTGCTCACTTCTCTATTGGCCTCTATGCCCTACCAATCACTGAGTACCTGTATAAGAAACAGCTGATGACCAAGTGGCCAGCCATTCTATTTGGTCTATTTGCCATTATGAGCCTTGCCGCCGCTTATGAAATTATTGAGTGGTGGTACGCGGCATTAGCCGGTGGTGATGAGGGCATCGCCTTCCTCGGTTCTCAAGGCGATATTTGGGATGCTCAAAAAGATATGTTATGCGACACACTCGGCGCAATCACCGCGCTTACTCTGTTCGTTATGACTCAACGTAAACAGGCTTAA
- a CDS encoding DNA-J related domain-containing protein → MTENRPHSITVCHDEENPLLWSVLQLLKRQSSGWKIHTLAQRLAEENLIPELDACPEKDLFKRNFLLMNALYQLQQMLLPDAWLQVESMDIRLCNPNHVNGDPLAQEDRLREYYLDWGHYDTDSSEVKRLLEQFWNNYKQHIGVVDGDITRSEALQRFELQQWASKRDIRQAWRKFAFQWHPDKEGGDAETFKWYLQAWSTLKQGF, encoded by the coding sequence GTGACGGAAAATAGACCACACTCCATAACGGTGTGTCATGATGAAGAGAATCCACTGCTATGGTCGGTGTTGCAACTGTTAAAACGACAGTCAAGCGGGTGGAAAATTCATACCCTTGCACAGCGACTAGCAGAAGAAAATTTGATCCCCGAACTTGACGCTTGTCCTGAAAAAGATCTTTTTAAGCGTAATTTTTTATTGATGAATGCGCTGTACCAGTTGCAGCAAATGCTGTTACCCGATGCTTGGTTGCAGGTTGAGTCTATGGATATTCGGCTCTGCAACCCAAATCATGTCAACGGAGACCCGTTAGCTCAAGAAGATCGACTACGAGAGTATTACCTCGATTGGGGTCATTATGATACCGACAGCTCAGAAGTGAAGCGACTGTTAGAGCAATTTTGGAACAACTACAAACAGCATATTGGCGTCGTTGATGGTGATATTACTCGAAGTGAAGCGTTACAGCGTTTTGAATTGCAACAGTGGGCAAGCAAGCGTGACATTAGGCAGGCATGGCGTAAGTTCGCTTTTCAGTGGCACCCTGACAAAGAAGGAGGCGATGCGGAGACGTTTAAATGGTACCTACAAGCGTGGTCGACCTTGAAACAAGGGTTTTAG
- a CDS encoding SgrR family transcriptional regulator, giving the protein MSSPRLRKQFETLFEHFGGNNAQTQLDDITDILFCTRRNARIVLNKLEEEDWIEWHPAAGRGKQSQLIFKRNRQDVSETLAKQYIEEGRIDQALQVLDKDTNKLSQVIQGYLGISQSEGKQVIRLPYYRALSMLNPSKPMRRSEIHIARQVFSGLTKLDENDQLLPDLAHHWQAIAPNHWRFYIRPGVRFHNGEPLTEAHIVESILSLKQTALFSHLQHVMTPSPWVVDVIFSSDDHHAPLMFAENIAKILPPESMRDENFDRMPIGTGPYRVVKNDDKKLVLSAFSGYFGYQPLLDTVEVWVADNAYSSLVFPSLTDPISGAREQLHDDIDLDPGCTYLMLNRSTGIAANDEWAHYLCQKLNSLAIFRILPDSTIHEMGMVPAHGLKPGWYHQTPELNREVKLPPSKDKQIRIAYYQQHPTFPEIAKCIDTLLAEDSVSVKLVPYSEQSPSAEQIDIWIHPMSIATQKEEALVAWLLGHSQIETLSNPEHFAKWRELVDSWRQQADGQFSAQSLSKSLIQHQQLIPMFHCWMGISKDHCGSLQNAKCNALGWFDFAKVWIKPEQVQESVSDQ; this is encoded by the coding sequence ATGAGCAGCCCAAGATTACGTAAGCAATTTGAGACCTTGTTTGAGCATTTTGGCGGCAACAATGCCCAAACACAGCTGGACGATATCACGGATATCCTGTTCTGCACCCGACGTAACGCGCGTATTGTTCTCAACAAGCTTGAAGAAGAAGATTGGATTGAATGGCACCCAGCGGCAGGGCGTGGCAAGCAATCGCAACTTATCTTTAAGCGTAATCGCCAAGATGTTAGTGAGACGCTCGCAAAGCAATATATCGAAGAAGGGCGAATTGATCAGGCATTGCAAGTGCTTGATAAGGACACCAATAAGCTTTCTCAAGTCATTCAAGGTTATTTGGGCATCAGTCAAAGCGAGGGTAAACAAGTTATCCGCTTGCCTTACTACCGCGCTCTTAGCATGCTCAACCCATCAAAGCCGATGCGTCGTTCAGAGATCCACATCGCGAGACAAGTTTTTTCAGGCTTGACTAAGTTAGACGAAAACGATCAGTTGCTGCCCGATCTTGCCCATCACTGGCAGGCGATAGCACCAAACCATTGGCGCTTTTATATTCGACCTGGCGTGCGTTTTCATAACGGCGAACCGTTAACCGAAGCGCACATTGTTGAGAGTATTCTATCTCTTAAACAAACCGCACTGTTTTCTCACTTACAGCATGTTATGACACCATCACCTTGGGTGGTGGATGTTATTTTTAGCAGCGACGATCATCATGCCCCTTTGATGTTTGCTGAGAATATCGCCAAGATTTTGCCACCCGAGTCAATGCGTGATGAAAACTTTGACCGCATGCCTATTGGTACGGGCCCTTATCGCGTTGTAAAAAACGATGACAAAAAATTAGTGTTGAGCGCGTTCTCTGGCTATTTTGGTTATCAACCGCTGCTTGATACTGTCGAAGTGTGGGTGGCGGATAATGCCTACTCAAGTCTTGTATTTCCATCATTGACAGACCCGATCTCCGGCGCAAGGGAGCAGCTGCATGATGATATCGATCTTGATCCCGGCTGCACCTATTTGATGTTAAACCGGTCAACGGGTATCGCAGCGAACGATGAGTGGGCGCACTATCTGTGCCAAAAACTCAATTCTTTAGCTATCTTTCGGATATTACCGGATTCAACCATTCATGAAATGGGCATGGTGCCCGCTCATGGCTTAAAACCGGGTTGGTATCATCAAACCCCTGAGCTCAATCGTGAAGTGAAATTACCGCCGAGCAAAGACAAACAAATTCGCATTGCCTACTACCAGCAACACCCAACATTCCCAGAGATAGCGAAATGTATCGACACCTTACTTGCTGAAGATAGCGTTTCGGTTAAGTTAGTGCCTTATAGCGAGCAGTCACCCAGTGCTGAACAAATTGATATTTGGATACACCCCATGAGCATTGCGACGCAAAAGGAGGAGGCCTTAGTGGCTTGGTTGCTTGGGCATAGCCAGATAGAAACGTTGTCCAATCCTGAGCATTTTGCAAAATGGCGTGAGTTAGTCGATAGTTGGCGACAGCAAGCAGATGGACAGTTTTCGGCGCAAAGCCTAAGCAAGTCGCTGATTCAACATCAACAGTTGATCCCAATGTTTCATTGTTGGATGGGGATCAGTAAAGACCATTGCGGCAGTCTACAAAATGCGAAGTGTAACGCATTGGGGTGGTTTGATTTTGCGAAGGTTTGGATTAAACCGGAACAGGTGCAAGAGAGCGTGTCTGATCAATAA
- a CDS encoding hotdog fold thioesterase, with protein MSIWKKNLSLDILNQTSANTLIEHLDIKYTAFDEQSLTATMPVCQFTHQPFGMLHGGASVVLAETLGSLAANFCVSEDYYCVGLDINANHIRAMRSGMVIGTATPMHLGATTQVWQIDIKDEKQRLVCTSRLTIAVQRHKRAQP; from the coding sequence ATGAGTATCTGGAAAAAGAATCTTTCATTAGACATACTCAATCAAACCTCAGCCAACACACTTATTGAGCATCTGGACATTAAATATACCGCGTTCGATGAGCAGAGTTTAACGGCGACAATGCCAGTATGCCAATTTACTCACCAACCTTTTGGCATGCTTCACGGTGGCGCATCCGTGGTATTGGCAGAAACCTTAGGTTCGCTTGCGGCGAATTTTTGCGTTTCGGAGGATTACTACTGCGTTGGGCTAGATATTAACGCCAATCACATAAGAGCCATGCGTTCAGGAATGGTGATTGGGACGGCGACGCCGATGCATTTAGGGGCGACGACTCAAGTTTGGCAGATTGACATCAAAGATGAAAAGCAGCGGTTAGTTTGTACCAGTCGACTTACCATTGCCGTACAGCGTCACAAGAGAGCGCAACCATGA
- a CDS encoding ABC-ATPase domain-containing protein, with protein sequence MDLLISKLKKIEKQNYRAYQQIKGSYDFTDFDFHIDYVQSDPYAAASRVRAVRPWAPTGLQWLLQQSAEYQIAARDFIARQFALYAKQENSVSISLTGQTVLDSTSVVFIDDGIELRFRVNLPAEGRSVLGKKASNILTFHLPKYIRKATLERELDIEALKNHCEAVEDQVALRAQLEQKGLVAFVGNGSVLPRVSGDSDLPMKGAIPFQAPKSLEVTLQCPNQGSVVGMGIPQGVTLIVGGGFHGKSTLLTAIERSIYDHIPGDGRERVVCLDSACKIKAEDGRPVHNLNLSNYINHLPFGKETVNFSTQDASGSTSQAAWLQESLESGSQALLIDEDTSATNFMIRDERMQALVGAADEPITPFVDRVGQLRDQLAVSTIIVMGGSGDYLDVADTVIQMQDYQAVDVTEKAQQVIAQHPTTRINECSDNLELFAPRHIQCTHLQSILVDGKFRVSGKGKHTIRFGTESIDLSALEQLECNGQLNAIGWVLFQLAQNPDWSMHPPKDISVLLSDTWSQTMPNSGDLVKPRVVDVMAAVNRLRAAKMRQPRSQ encoded by the coding sequence ATGGATCTCTTGATATCGAAACTAAAGAAAATTGAAAAACAGAATTATCGCGCCTACCAACAAATTAAAGGCAGCTATGATTTCACCGATTTTGATTTTCACATCGACTATGTTCAGTCGGATCCTTACGCTGCCGCTTCTCGGGTACGTGCGGTTCGCCCTTGGGCGCCAACTGGCTTGCAATGGCTGCTCCAACAGTCAGCGGAGTATCAGATTGCCGCTCGTGATTTTATTGCTAGGCAATTTGCCCTCTACGCTAAACAGGAAAACAGTGTCTCGATATCTCTGACGGGACAAACTGTATTAGATTCTACTTCCGTGGTTTTCATCGACGATGGCATTGAGCTGCGTTTCAGAGTTAACCTACCTGCGGAAGGTCGTTCAGTTCTTGGTAAGAAAGCCAGCAATATTCTTACGTTCCACTTACCGAAATACATTCGTAAGGCCACACTTGAACGTGAATTAGATATTGAAGCGTTAAAGAACCACTGTGAAGCGGTTGAAGATCAAGTTGCGCTGCGTGCACAACTGGAACAAAAAGGCTTGGTTGCCTTTGTCGGTAATGGCAGTGTCCTTCCTCGTGTCAGCGGTGATAGCGATTTACCAATGAAAGGCGCAATTCCGTTCCAAGCGCCAAAGTCGCTAGAGGTAACGTTACAATGCCCAAATCAGGGTTCTGTAGTCGGCATGGGCATCCCGCAAGGGGTGACGTTAATTGTCGGTGGCGGTTTCCACGGTAAGTCGACTTTGCTGACGGCTATTGAACGCTCTATCTATGATCATATCCCAGGCGATGGTCGCGAACGGGTTGTTTGCCTTGACTCAGCTTGTAAGATTAAAGCCGAAGATGGTCGCCCCGTGCACAACCTCAATTTAAGCAACTATATTAACCACCTGCCGTTTGGCAAGGAAACCGTTAACTTCAGTACGCAAGACGCGTCGGGCTCGACCTCGCAAGCGGCTTGGTTGCAGGAGTCTTTAGAATCCGGTTCTCAAGCCTTATTGATTGATGAAGATACCTCAGCCACCAACTTTATGATTCGTGATGAGCGTATGCAGGCATTGGTTGGCGCAGCGGACGAGCCAATTACGCCATTTGTTGACCGTGTTGGTCAGTTACGCGACCAATTGGCGGTGTCCACCATTATTGTTATGGGCGGTTCTGGGGACTATCTTGATGTTGCTGATACCGTGATTCAGATGCAAGACTATCAAGCAGTCGATGTCACTGAAAAAGCACAACAAGTCATTGCTCAGCACCCGACGACACGCATCAATGAATGCAGTGATAACCTTGAACTGTTCGCCCCGCGCCATATTCAGTGCACGCACCTACAGTCTATTCTTGTCGATGGTAAATTTAGAGTGTCGGGCAAAGGCAAGCACACGATCCGTTTTGGTACTGAATCAATTGATTTATCAGCGCTTGAGCAACTCGAATGTAACGGTCAGCTTAATGCCATCGGTTGGGTATTATTCCAACTGGCGCAAAACCCCGACTGGTCAATGCACCCACCAAAAGATATCAGTGTACTGCTGAGTGATACGTGGAGCCAAACCATGCCTAATTCCGGTGACTTGGTGAAACCGAGAGTCGTTGACGTTATGGCGGCAGTGAATCGCTTAAGAGCGGCTAAAATGCGTCAGCCAAGATCACAATAG
- a CDS encoding DUF3389 family protein, with amino-acid sequence MMMEFSQGKVIVAGQEIVVRLNQASVTLQAHIDGVQLLLPGCVLLANGAECKWSLKLDNQQQVEQIAQATGIEIITV; translated from the coding sequence ATGATGATGGAATTTTCCCAAGGTAAGGTGATTGTTGCAGGTCAAGAAATCGTGGTGCGCCTAAACCAAGCATCGGTCACTTTGCAGGCGCATATCGATGGTGTGCAGTTATTGTTGCCTGGATGTGTTTTGTTAGCCAATGGGGCTGAATGTAAATGGTCGTTAAAACTCGATAATCAGCAGCAGGTCGAGCAGATTGCTCAGGCGACTGGTATTGAAATTATCACGGTGTAA
- the fabV gene encoding enoyl-ACP reductase FabV, giving the protein MHIQPLIDGVIARTAHPFGCQQSIDNQIAYVKRSKPIKQGPKRVLILGASSGFGLAARIALTFGGAEADTIGVSYERGPSDKGVGSAGWYNNIFFKQRAQQDGRIAINIVGDAFSSQVQEQVIEAIETYFEGEVDLVIYSLASAMRPKGDGNFWRSAIKPIGNTVSGATINLETQQWVESELPPATEDEIEATLKVMGGEVWEQWVDLLINSESVSDNFKTIAFSYIGPEVTHPLYLDGTLGRAKVDLHQASHSLNLKLSQIGGSAYATVCKALVTKASVFIPGLSPYLLALYRVMKNRGNHEECIEQMQRLFSDKLYGQSVVPVDNERLLRMDDWELESSVQNEVMDLLAQMDANNFKRLGDFEGYYNSFLNLNGFGLEGIDYSKKLDLAALYELNP; this is encoded by the coding sequence ACGGCGTCATCGCTCGCACCGCGCATCCATTTGGCTGCCAACAATCCATCGATAACCAGATCGCTTACGTAAAGCGCAGTAAACCGATCAAACAGGGTCCCAAACGTGTGTTGATTCTCGGCGCTTCATCAGGATTTGGACTCGCTGCACGTATAGCCCTCACTTTTGGGGGGGCAGAAGCTGACACCATTGGTGTGTCTTATGAACGCGGACCGTCAGATAAAGGCGTTGGTAGCGCGGGTTGGTATAACAATATCTTTTTCAAACAACGTGCCCAGCAAGATGGGCGTATTGCAATTAACATCGTTGGCGATGCATTTTCTAGCCAAGTGCAAGAGCAAGTGATCGAAGCAATAGAGACCTACTTTGAAGGTGAAGTTGATCTTGTGATTTACAGTCTTGCCAGTGCTATGCGCCCCAAAGGAGATGGCAATTTTTGGCGTTCGGCGATTAAACCCATTGGTAATACGGTATCAGGCGCAACCATTAATCTTGAAACTCAGCAATGGGTAGAGAGTGAACTGCCCCCAGCCACTGAAGATGAAATAGAAGCGACATTAAAAGTCATGGGTGGCGAAGTATGGGAGCAGTGGGTCGATTTATTGATCAATTCCGAATCGGTTTCCGACAACTTTAAAACCATCGCTTTTTCCTATATTGGACCAGAAGTGACTCACCCGCTCTATCTTGACGGTACGTTGGGACGAGCTAAAGTCGATTTGCATCAAGCCAGTCACTCGCTCAATTTGAAACTGAGCCAGATTGGTGGCAGCGCCTACGCGACTGTGTGCAAGGCGTTGGTCACTAAGGCTAGCGTGTTCATACCGGGTCTCAGTCCTTATCTTCTCGCACTCTACCGAGTAATGAAAAATAGAGGCAATCATGAAGAGTGCATCGAACAAATGCAGCGACTGTTTTCAGATAAGCTCTACGGGCAATCCGTCGTTCCTGTCGATAATGAACGTTTGTTACGCATGGATGATTGGGAATTAGAGTCCAGTGTACAGAATGAGGTCATGGACCTCTTAGCGCAGATGGATGCAAATAACTTTAAACGCTTAGGTGATTTTGAAGGCTACTACAACTCGTTCCTTAATCTTAACGGTTTCGGGTTAGAAGGTATTGATTACTCTAAGAAACTCGACCTAGCCGCGCTATACGAACTCAACCCTTAG